A stretch of DNA from Acidobacteriota bacterium:
ACGTTCGGAGTCAAAATCCGCTGAGCGCAAGCCGGGTGCTCGGCCTGCCGCGTCTTTTCCTTGATTCAATTCCAGTGAGGCATTCATGAGAATTACTACCATCGGCGTGTTGGGGTGCGGTCAGGTGGCGCAAGGGATCGCCCAGAACGTCGCCCACGCCAAACTCGACGTGGTCATGTGGGACGAACAGGAGAACTGGCTGCGCGGCGGCGTCGCCGGTATCGAACTCGCCATCGATCACGAGATCAGCCGCTGGGGACTGACCGTCGGCGACAAGAAGGCCATCCTGAAGCGCATCAAAACCACGACGAACCGCCAGGATCTGAAGGCGGCCCAGATCCTGATCGAGGCCAAGGGACAGACCTTTGAGGAGAAGCGGGATCTTTTCCTCGAGATGGAGTCTGTCTGCCCCGAAACCACCATGTTCATGACCAACACCACCACCATCTCGATCTCCGACATCCAGCGCCACCTCCGCCTGCCCGAGCGCCTCATCGGCCTGCACTTCATCCTCCCCATCCCCGCCAGCGTCATCGTGGAAGTCGTGAAGGGGATCCGAACCTCCGAAGCGGTGGTCCACGAGACGAAACGCCTCATGGACACCCTGGGCAAG
This window harbors:
- a CDS encoding 3-hydroxybutyryl-CoA dehydrogenase, with product MRITTIGVLGCGQVAQGIAQNVAHAKLDVVMWDEQENWLRGGVAGIELAIDHEISRWGLTVGDKKAILKRIKTTTNRQDLKAAQILIEAKGQTFEEKRDLFLEMESVCPETTMFMTNTTTISISDIQRHLRLPERLIGLHFILPIPASVIVEVVKGIRTSEAVVHETKRLMDTLGKRAIEIYEYPGFVTSRIILPMINTAVQVLMEGLATADDIDDAIHLGYNLSLGPLALADQIGIDVVLDSLDSIYRNLGDPTYRPSPLLRKMVREGKLGLKSGEGFFKYDERRRRVAKA